Proteins from a single region of Gasterosteus aculeatus chromosome 20, fGasAcu3.hap1.1, whole genome shotgun sequence:
- the LOC144389772 gene encoding uncharacterized protein LOC144389772 isoform X2, whose translation MRLSRIESLAAAAVLEDCSDELDVLGLTVALRADKQRGPARAKEKVRLTNLRRDCQSISQQVLKLSSELEEKQSFSSLLAVLEEVKQEREAEEMKRQAKAELRQRITTLQRQQAEVQQRISTLKMVQIQLTEEREVHEKSVKFLQNRQEELQLLQQRWQRRTVQMLQEKKLEVATVCCKRTLNLDKLSEMRRKIREMERVVMEDREEQEKLRQQQREARAATKVQEWWRGCMARRGLGSFKKADDKKGEKKKRKKKKEVMKKK comes from the exons ATGCGTTTGTCCCGGATTGAGAGCCTGGCAGCGGCCGCCGTGCTGGAGGACTGCTCGGACGAGCTGGACGTGCTGGGACTGACTGTGGCACTGCGGGCCGACAAGCAGCGAGGCCCGGCGAGGGCAAAG gagaaAGTCAGACTGACCAATTTGCGGAGAGACTG TCAGTCCATCTCGCAGCAGGTGCTGAAGCTGAGctcagagctggaggagaagcagagcttCAGCTCTCTGCTGGCGGTGTTGGAGGAAGTGAAGCAGGAGCGTGAGgccgaggagatgaagag ACAGGCCAAGGCGGAGCTGAGGCAAAGGATTACAACTCTACAGAGACAGCAGGCCGAGGTGCAACAAAGGATTTCTACACTGAAG ATGGTGCAGATACAACTGACGGAGGAGAGGGAAGTTCACGAAAAGTCTGTGAAATTCCTGCAAAACCGACAGGAG gagctgcagctgctgcagcagcggtgGCAGCGGCGCACGGTGCAGATGCTGCaagagaagaagctggaggTCGCGACCGTGTGCTGCAAGAGAACGCTGAACTTGGACAAGCTGtcggagatgaggaggaag ATCAGGGAGATGGAGCGGGTGGtgatggaggacagggaggagcaggagaagctgcGGCAACAGCAGAGGGAAGCCAGAGCTGCTACCAAG GTGCAGGAGTGGTGGAGAGGCTGCATGGCCCGCCGGGGGCTCGGTAGTTTTAAGAAAGCAGATGACAAGAAAGgcgagaaaaagaagagaaagaagaagaaggaagtaatGAAGAAGAAATGA
- the LOC144389772 gene encoding dynein regulatory complex protein 9-like isoform X1 encodes MRLSRIESLAAAAVLEDCSDELDVLGLTVALRADKQRGPARAKEKVRLTNLRRDCQSISQQVLKLSSELEEKQSFSSLLAVLEEVKQEREAEEMKRQAKAELRQRITTLQRQQAEVQQRISTLKERSVLAEKLQEQLDDQKNRKAVKKILEEKRMALQLEQVLSNNRKAEKQLEDQREMVQIQLTEEREVHEKSVKFLQNRQEELQLLQQRWQRRTVQMLQEKKLEVATVCCKRTLNLDKLSEMRRKIREMERVVMEDREEQEKLRQQQREARAATKVQEWWRGCMARRGLGSFKKADDKKGEKKKRKKKKEVMKKK; translated from the exons ATGCGTTTGTCCCGGATTGAGAGCCTGGCAGCGGCCGCCGTGCTGGAGGACTGCTCGGACGAGCTGGACGTGCTGGGACTGACTGTGGCACTGCGGGCCGACAAGCAGCGAGGCCCGGCGAGGGCAAAG gagaaAGTCAGACTGACCAATTTGCGGAGAGACTG TCAGTCCATCTCGCAGCAGGTGCTGAAGCTGAGctcagagctggaggagaagcagagcttCAGCTCTCTGCTGGCGGTGTTGGAGGAAGTGAAGCAGGAGCGTGAGgccgaggagatgaagag ACAGGCCAAGGCGGAGCTGAGGCAAAGGATTACAACTCTACAGAGACAGCAGGCCGAGGTGCAACAAAGGATTTCTACACTGAAG GAGAGGTCCGTGCTCGCTGAAAAactgcaggagcagctggatgATCAGAAAAATAGGAAGGCCGTCAAGAAGATACTCGAGGAGAAAAGAATGGCGCTGCAGCTCGAACAGGTGCTCAGCAACAACCGCAAGGctgagaagcagctggaggaccagCGGGAG ATGGTGCAGATACAACTGACGGAGGAGAGGGAAGTTCACGAAAAGTCTGTGAAATTCCTGCAAAACCGACAGGAG gagctgcagctgctgcagcagcggtgGCAGCGGCGCACGGTGCAGATGCTGCaagagaagaagctggaggTCGCGACCGTGTGCTGCAAGAGAACGCTGAACTTGGACAAGCTGtcggagatgaggaggaag ATCAGGGAGATGGAGCGGGTGGtgatggaggacagggaggagcaggagaagctgcGGCAACAGCAGAGGGAAGCCAGAGCTGCTACCAAG GTGCAGGAGTGGTGGAGAGGCTGCATGGCCCGCCGGGGGCTCGGTAGTTTTAAGAAAGCAGATGACAAGAAAGgcgagaaaaagaagagaaagaagaagaaggaagtaatGAAGAAGAAATGA